In Amia ocellicauda isolate fAmiCal2 chromosome 7, fAmiCal2.hap1, whole genome shotgun sequence, the genomic window CTgtcaataagtaaataaataaatatctacgcAGTTTGCCATTCAGTGTCAGCTGTGTGACTGCTCACGGAAACACCTGTATTTCAACAAGGGGACTGAAAAACCGGTGTGTTCACGTTCTTTATATATCTGTCACAGCAGCATGACAGTTTCTCTTAATTGAAGGGAGAGTTGAAAGAAGAAGGGAAAAATTGGGGGGGAAATGCAGCTGGACCCATTTTGCTCATATCTGTTTGCTATCAAGAAATTGACACGCCCAAGCCAGTGGATAGGATTTAGAGGACTTTTTTTATTGGcacatttaaagatatttacATGCTCCTTTCCAGACTGAAAATGGGTGAACCAGTTGTTATCAGGCAGTGTTGGTAtaagagggacagacagatTTCACTATTAGAGCAAcatggacactttcttatagcatgacttacatttgttttctttcattaatgTATGCCTCTGCTTTTGTTTCAGGCCTCCACTTGCAAGCCCTGCTATGGGACTGCCTGGTAATTGCTGGGTTAGCAACTATATAATGCAGGTGGTACCAAcataaactgaaaacaacaattgtgtgtcagtgtggctttggctgttgAGATTGCCCCACTGCTGCCTTACCCTTCTCAGACCAGTCAGAGAGCAAGATTTCCATTGCACCTAGTGTATTTTTCCCATGCTACCAATAGTcttgaaaaacaaattacatgctGTTGGCCTTCAGCAGGCTGTGagtttttgattattttcttattctggTCTGCATCTGCATCTTCATTTGAGAGGAATATGTTTTGTAGGCTGTGACAGAAAATGTACATTTCCattctttagttttgttttaaaactggGTAGTCTAATTTTGAACAAATTAAGTATAATTTCTTCATTGTACAATTAGAATGTAGGCAAACAATCCCTTTAAATATATCCAGGGCAAACAATCCCTGTAAGtcttccttttgtttgttttttacatgaaggcaatatttatttctgtattgctCTTTTTTACTTTGACAATAACATTCtgcaaaaatcaaatcaaataaagaacACAATGGAAAGTCAAGAGTAATCTGCACACGACTACAGCATAAGACCTCTTCCTCCAAAATGGACACAGTGCAGGATGCAAGTGAAGCAAGACAAAGGCAATCAACTCATTCCAAGGAAGAGACGGAAGCAGAATTAAGAACTGGAGAATCGCCAAGGAGGTGATAGCGATAAGAGGGGCAGAAATGGTCGCTGGGCTTTGTGGTCCTCTGAGCTTTGTCTTAGCGGGAGCTTAGTCTGCTGTTGTCACGGACCTCGGTCATCTTGATCAGCACCCTGGATGAAGAGCTGCTGCTGGCACCACTGGCGTAGTCAGTCATCACCCGCTGGGAGTCTGAATGAAGGGGGACAGAAAGGGAGAGCAGGGTAAGCCGGCAGCCATCCCAGATCCTACGATTTTCCGAAATGATTTGCTAGTTGTAAAGATTAATAGCAAAGCTAGTTTAAACCTCCTTCGATTGATACGTCATGTATTTTGTGCACTCAGTACTTACTGTAGCTAGGCATAGTGTGGACATTGATCACAGATTGCTGTGTAAgcctgaaaaaagaaaaagggaaatgtCAGGAAACCCTGATACAAACTCATACAAGGTGTTGGTTTGTACTGTGCTGCATTAGATCCATAGATCTTCGAGATCTAGTATGATCAAATGGACAGTGTAGTCTTGACAATCAAATGCTTTATGGGCTTCAACACCTTCAGAGGCTTTCACTGGGGAATCACTGGGGTTCCCTGACATTCTCACCTGATCTCCTCCCCTTCCAGGAGCTTCCTGTAGGTGGCGATCTCAATGTCCAGGGCCAGTTTGACGTTCATCAGCTCCTGGTACTCTCGGACCTGGCGCGCCATGGCCTGCTTGGCCTGCTGCAGGGCGTCCTCCAGGTCCTTGATCTTGGCTCTGGCATCCTTCACTGCCTTCTCACCATTCTTCTCGGCTTCTCGGATCTCGACCTCCAGGCTGGTGCGCTggatgagagagagatttattttttaacaggttTACCATGAGCAGCTATTCTTACCATGTTGTTAACATGTCTTTAATGTATGTTTGGTGCTGTATCCTCCTCATTGATGGACAGGCTTTTGCTGCTTTTTTCCTGCTTGATGTCAGACATGCCCTCACACTCACCTGGCTCTTGACGCTCTCGATCTCGTTCTGCAGCCGGCTGATTGAACGTTTCAGGTCAGCGATCTCCGACTTGGTGTTGTGGAGCTCGTCTCCGTATTGGGTGGCCTGGGCAGACATCTGGtcaaactgagagagagagggagaaaaagtgGTTGGTTGATGTGGTAGGATGACCACCACAACTCTTCAGTTACATTTCTTGCAGAAGACTTTCTCTTTTAGCTTGAAAATGTGTGGATCCTTTTTTAGATGGAGCAGAGACCATGACCTTTCCAGGGTTGTCCCCCCCTCACCCTGCTTGTCCACCCAGAGTCCACGCTTTTACCTTGGTCTTGTACCAAGACTCAGCCTCCTGGCGGCTCTTGGCAGCGATCTCCTCATACTGAGCCTTGACTTCAGCCACAATCTGGTCCATGTCGAGGTTGCGAGAGTTGTCCATCTGCACGATGACTGAGGTGTCCTTGATGCTGGACTGCAGCTCGCGCAGCTCCTGTGGGCCAGAGCAGAGAGGACGGCAGTCAGTAGGAGCCCCTACTATATAAATGTAGCATGACACAGGATCATTGACCCTTTTGAAGGCCATTTGTACATTAAACTACACTTTAACAGGCGTCTGAAT contains:
- the LOC136752762 gene encoding intermediate filament protein ON3 translates to MSFQTKRVSTSSRSMRSSSGMSSQSYSGYGREAAISTPITSVTANKSLLTPLNLTIDPNIQVVRTQEKDQIKTLNNRFASFIDKVRYLEQQNKMLETKWSLLEGQSISKSNIEPMFDQYLSSLRRQLDIITNDKSKLNGELTNMQAMVEDFKHKYEEEIHKRTGLENDFVVLKKDVDTAYMMKAELEEKVYSLTDEINFLRRIYEEELRELQSSIKDTSVIVQMDNSRNLDMDQIVAEVKAQYEEIAAKSRQEAESWYKTKFDQMSAQATQYGDELHNTKSEIADLKRSISRLQNEIESVKSQRTSLEVEIREAEKNGEKAVKDARAKIKDLEDALQQAKQAMARQVREYQELMNVKLALDIEIATYRKLLEGEEIRLTQQSVINVHTMPSYNSQRVMTDYASGASSSSSSRVLIKMTEVRDNSRLSSR